The following proteins are encoded in a genomic region of Bubalus kerabau isolate K-KA32 ecotype Philippines breed swamp buffalo chromosome 15, PCC_UOA_SB_1v2, whole genome shotgun sequence:
- the BTBD10 gene encoding BTB/POZ domain-containing protein 10 isoform X3 has product MSLHGASGGHERSRDRRRSSDRSRDSSHERTESQLTPCIRNVTSPTRQHHIEREKDHSSSRPSSPRPQKASPDGSSSSAGNSSRNSSQSSSDSSCKTSGEMVFVYENAKEGARNVRTSERVTLIVDNTRFVVDPSIFTAQPNTMLGRMFGSGREHNFTRPNEKGEYEVAEGIGSTVFRAILDYYKTGIIRCPDGISIPELREACDYLCISFEYSTIKCRDLSALMHELSNDGARRQFEFYLEEMILPLMVASAQSGERECHIVVLTDDDVVDWDEEYPPQMGEEYSQIIYSTKLYRFFKYIENRDVAKSVLKERGLKKIRLGIEGYPTYKEKVKKRPGGRPEVIYNYVQRPFIRMSWEKEEGKSRHVDFQCVKSKSITNLAAAAADIPQDQLVVMHPTPQVDELDILPIHPPSGNNDLDPDAQNPML; this is encoded by the exons ATGAGTCTACATGGTGCTAGTGGGGGACATGAGAGATCAAGAGATAGACGAAGGTCAAGTGACAGATCACGAGACTCATCCCATGAAAGAACAGAATCACAGCTCACTCCTTGTATTAGAAATGTTACTTCTCCAACACGGCAGCACCATATTG AACGTGAGAAAGATCACAGTTCCTCTCGTCCAAGCAGTCCTCGTCCCCAGAAAGCGTCTCCAGATGGATCCAGTAGCAGTGCTGGGAACAGCAGCAGAAACAGTAGTCAATCAAGTTCAGATAGTAGCTGTAAGACGTCTGGGGAAATGGTATTtgtgtatgaaaatgcaaaagaaggaGCTCGGAATGTAAGAACGTCAGAACGAGTGACACTTATAGTGGATAACACTAGATTTGTTGTAGACCCATCCATTTTTACTGCACAGCCAAATACAATGTTGGGCAG GATGTTTGGATCTGGCAGAGAACATAACTTTACACGTCCTAATGAGAAGGGAGAGTATGAGGTGGCAGAAGGAATTGGCTCTACAGTATTTCGAGCAATTCTG gattattataaaacaggaataatCCGTTGTCCTGATGGCATATCTATTCCTGAATTGAGAGAAGCTTGTGACTATCTTTGTATCTCTTTCGAATATAGTACTATTAAATGTCGAGATCTCA GTGCCCTAATGCATGAGTTGTCAAATGATGGTGCCCGCAGACAGTTCGAATTTTACTTGGAAGAAATGATCCTGCCTCTCATGGTAGCCAGTGCCCAGAGCGGGGAGCGCGAGTGCCACATAGTGGTGCTCACGGACGACGATGTTGTTGATTGGGATGAAGAGTATCCACCGCAGATGGGAGAAGAGTATTCACAAA TTATTTATAGCACAAAATTATATAGATTTTTCAAGTACATTGAAAACAGAGATGTTGCCAAATCAGTTTTGAAGGAGAGGGGTCTTAAGAAGATTAGACTGGGAATAGAAG GTTATCCTACctacaaagaaaaagtaaagaaaaggcCTGGGGGCCGCCCCGAAGTGATTTACAACTATGTCCAAAGACCCTTTATTCGAATGTCttgggagaaggaagaaggaaagagccGGCACGTAGACTTTCAGTGTGTTAAGAGTAAATCTATCACCAACCTTGCCGCCGCTGCCGCAGACATTCCCCAGGACCAGCTGGTAGTCATGCATCCGACTCCGCAAGTGGATGAGCTGGATATTCTACCCATCCATCCCCCTTCTGGCAACAATGACCTCGATCCTGACGCACAGAATCCAATGCTGTGA
- the BTBD10 gene encoding BTB/POZ domain-containing protein 10 isoform X2, with amino-acid sequence MRLKNWGDGTRLLSTPSRVAKGAVDHTKMSLHGASGGHERSRDRRRSSDRSRDSSHERTESQLTPCIRNVTSPTRQHHIEREKDHSSSRPSSPRPQKASPDGSSSSAGNSSRNSSQSSSDSSCKTSGEMVFVYENAKEGARNVRTSERVTLIVDNTRFVVDPSIFTAQPNTMLGRMFGSGREHNFTRPNEKGEYEVAEGIGSTVFRAILDYYKTGIIRCPDGISIPELREACDYLCISFEYSTIKCRDLSALMHELSNDGARRQFEFYLEEMILPLMVASAQSGERECHIVVLTDDDVVDWDEEYPPQMGEEYSQIIYSTKLYRFFKYIENRDVAKSVLKERGLKKIRLGIEGYPTYKEKVKKRPGGRPEVIYNYVQRPFIRMSWEKEEGKSRHVDFQCVKSKSITNLAAAAADIPQDQLVVMHPTPQVDELDILPIHPPSGNNDLDPDAQNPML; translated from the exons CACTCCCTCACGTGTTGCTAAAGGAGCTGTCGACCACACCAAAATGAGTCTACATGGTGCTAGTGGGGGACATGAGAGATCAAGAGATAGACGAAGGTCAAGTGACAGATCACGAGACTCATCCCATGAAAGAACAGAATCACAGCTCACTCCTTGTATTAGAAATGTTACTTCTCCAACACGGCAGCACCATATTG AACGTGAGAAAGATCACAGTTCCTCTCGTCCAAGCAGTCCTCGTCCCCAGAAAGCGTCTCCAGATGGATCCAGTAGCAGTGCTGGGAACAGCAGCAGAAACAGTAGTCAATCAAGTTCAGATAGTAGCTGTAAGACGTCTGGGGAAATGGTATTtgtgtatgaaaatgcaaaagaaggaGCTCGGAATGTAAGAACGTCAGAACGAGTGACACTTATAGTGGATAACACTAGATTTGTTGTAGACCCATCCATTTTTACTGCACAGCCAAATACAATGTTGGGCAG GATGTTTGGATCTGGCAGAGAACATAACTTTACACGTCCTAATGAGAAGGGAGAGTATGAGGTGGCAGAAGGAATTGGCTCTACAGTATTTCGAGCAATTCTG gattattataaaacaggaataatCCGTTGTCCTGATGGCATATCTATTCCTGAATTGAGAGAAGCTTGTGACTATCTTTGTATCTCTTTCGAATATAGTACTATTAAATGTCGAGATCTCA GTGCCCTAATGCATGAGTTGTCAAATGATGGTGCCCGCAGACAGTTCGAATTTTACTTGGAAGAAATGATCCTGCCTCTCATGGTAGCCAGTGCCCAGAGCGGGGAGCGCGAGTGCCACATAGTGGTGCTCACGGACGACGATGTTGTTGATTGGGATGAAGAGTATCCACCGCAGATGGGAGAAGAGTATTCACAAA TTATTTATAGCACAAAATTATATAGATTTTTCAAGTACATTGAAAACAGAGATGTTGCCAAATCAGTTTTGAAGGAGAGGGGTCTTAAGAAGATTAGACTGGGAATAGAAG GTTATCCTACctacaaagaaaaagtaaagaaaaggcCTGGGGGCCGCCCCGAAGTGATTTACAACTATGTCCAAAGACCCTTTATTCGAATGTCttgggagaaggaagaaggaaagagccGGCACGTAGACTTTCAGTGTGTTAAGAGTAAATCTATCACCAACCTTGCCGCCGCTGCCGCAGACATTCCCCAGGACCAGCTGGTAGTCATGCATCCGACTCCGCAAGTGGATGAGCTGGATATTCTACCCATCCATCCCCCTTCTGGCAACAATGACCTCGATCCTGACGCACAGAATCCAATGCTGTGA
- the BTBD10 gene encoding BTB/POZ domain-containing protein 10 isoform X1 produces MAGRPHPYDSNSSDPENWDRKLHSRPRKLYKHSSTPSRVAKGAVDHTKMSLHGASGGHERSRDRRRSSDRSRDSSHERTESQLTPCIRNVTSPTRQHHIEREKDHSSSRPSSPRPQKASPDGSSSSAGNSSRNSSQSSSDSSCKTSGEMVFVYENAKEGARNVRTSERVTLIVDNTRFVVDPSIFTAQPNTMLGRMFGSGREHNFTRPNEKGEYEVAEGIGSTVFRAILDYYKTGIIRCPDGISIPELREACDYLCISFEYSTIKCRDLSALMHELSNDGARRQFEFYLEEMILPLMVASAQSGERECHIVVLTDDDVVDWDEEYPPQMGEEYSQIIYSTKLYRFFKYIENRDVAKSVLKERGLKKIRLGIEGYPTYKEKVKKRPGGRPEVIYNYVQRPFIRMSWEKEEGKSRHVDFQCVKSKSITNLAAAAADIPQDQLVVMHPTPQVDELDILPIHPPSGNNDLDPDAQNPML; encoded by the exons CACTCCCTCACGTGTTGCTAAAGGAGCTGTCGACCACACCAAAATGAGTCTACATGGTGCTAGTGGGGGACATGAGAGATCAAGAGATAGACGAAGGTCAAGTGACAGATCACGAGACTCATCCCATGAAAGAACAGAATCACAGCTCACTCCTTGTATTAGAAATGTTACTTCTCCAACACGGCAGCACCATATTG AACGTGAGAAAGATCACAGTTCCTCTCGTCCAAGCAGTCCTCGTCCCCAGAAAGCGTCTCCAGATGGATCCAGTAGCAGTGCTGGGAACAGCAGCAGAAACAGTAGTCAATCAAGTTCAGATAGTAGCTGTAAGACGTCTGGGGAAATGGTATTtgtgtatgaaaatgcaaaagaaggaGCTCGGAATGTAAGAACGTCAGAACGAGTGACACTTATAGTGGATAACACTAGATTTGTTGTAGACCCATCCATTTTTACTGCACAGCCAAATACAATGTTGGGCAG GATGTTTGGATCTGGCAGAGAACATAACTTTACACGTCCTAATGAGAAGGGAGAGTATGAGGTGGCAGAAGGAATTGGCTCTACAGTATTTCGAGCAATTCTG gattattataaaacaggaataatCCGTTGTCCTGATGGCATATCTATTCCTGAATTGAGAGAAGCTTGTGACTATCTTTGTATCTCTTTCGAATATAGTACTATTAAATGTCGAGATCTCA GTGCCCTAATGCATGAGTTGTCAAATGATGGTGCCCGCAGACAGTTCGAATTTTACTTGGAAGAAATGATCCTGCCTCTCATGGTAGCCAGTGCCCAGAGCGGGGAGCGCGAGTGCCACATAGTGGTGCTCACGGACGACGATGTTGTTGATTGGGATGAAGAGTATCCACCGCAGATGGGAGAAGAGTATTCACAAA TTATTTATAGCACAAAATTATATAGATTTTTCAAGTACATTGAAAACAGAGATGTTGCCAAATCAGTTTTGAAGGAGAGGGGTCTTAAGAAGATTAGACTGGGAATAGAAG GTTATCCTACctacaaagaaaaagtaaagaaaaggcCTGGGGGCCGCCCCGAAGTGATTTACAACTATGTCCAAAGACCCTTTATTCGAATGTCttgggagaaggaagaaggaaagagccGGCACGTAGACTTTCAGTGTGTTAAGAGTAAATCTATCACCAACCTTGCCGCCGCTGCCGCAGACATTCCCCAGGACCAGCTGGTAGTCATGCATCCGACTCCGCAAGTGGATGAGCTGGATATTCTACCCATCCATCCCCCTTCTGGCAACAATGACCTCGATCCTGACGCACAGAATCCAATGCTGTGA